The Cygnus olor isolate bCygOlo1 chromosome 2, bCygOlo1.pri.v2, whole genome shotgun sequence genome contains the following window.
CACAGGCAGGATCCAACCCGCTCGCTCTCGGCACTGAGATGCCCTGGGGACTGCCCAGGAAACCTCTCTGGCCAGCGCagaatttgttgttgttgttttttccaacaAATCTAACTATTTTCCAGTTAATCTGGATGCTGCAGGATCCTCGTCCCTGCTTTCCTCAGTGTTCAGGCAAGGAGCAGTGGGGTCTGCCTGCTGGTACCGCTCCCGTCCTGTTCTCGGTGGCTCTGGACATCATCCCAACTCAAGGTGGGCAAAAAGATCCTCCAGGTCTCCGCCGTTTTGTCTGTGGGCACACAAAAGCTGGGGTCAGGTTCTCGAGAGTCTCTCCCCTTCTCCGTGCATCCCTTCACCACGGGACGGGGGCCAGGATGGGGCCCCAGCACCATGGAGCCAGGGCGTGCTACCCCTCCAGGACACGACTGAGGGGTTCATTAGGTTTCCACCTGGAGCACACTGGTGGGAACAGGGTGAGGAGCAGAataagcagatatttttgtaGGTAGtagatatcacagaatcatctaggttggagaaggccttcaagatcaccgagtccaaccaTCAGGTCGTGCCGAGCCCCATCACTAAACCACGGCCCTTCGTGGTGCAtccatctcttaaatacctccagggatggggactttgggggaaaaaacagtttttgggGAGGGAAACGAATATGCTGGAGCTGTTTGAGATGAGACAAGTGTGGGGTTAGGACTGAGCCGGTTATATTTTGGACCTTTCTGGGCTTTCAGAAATCTTTCAATAATGTTCCTTATCAATGTTCTTAAAGAAACGAAGGGAGAGTAGCAAAGACTGGGCTGAAACCCCCCGGTGAATGGCTACaaagggctacgaagctggtgaagggcctggagcacaagtcctgtgaggagcggctgagggaactgggggtgttgagtctggagaagaggaggctcaggggagacctcattgctctctacaactgcctgaaaggaaggtgtggggagctgggggtcgaCCTCCTCTCACAGATAACGAGcgataggaccagagggaacggcctcaagttgcgccaggggaggtttgggttggaaatgaAGCCCTGCGCCCTCCCCTGCAAGCCCCCGAGCACAACCGTGTGGGCAATGCCCCCGTCAGCAGGCAGCAAAACGCCGCTCACAAAGCAGAGGCCTTGAACGAGGCTGCTCCAGGTGAGTGTAGCTTCATTAGcccagcaacaaaaacaaagtaagTTTGGGTTTTTAATCGAGTTTCTCCCCCCGAGCACGTATCGCTCGGAGCTGCAGGGGATTAGATGTGCCTGTGCCAGCCACAGCCAAGAGCAGCCCTCGCTGCCATTTATTACCAGACTTTAATTCAATTCAGGAACTGGTAATTgcatagatttcttttttttttttcattttatactcTGCAGATCCTTAATGGCTTTGGCAATTAAGGTAACGAGGTTATCGGTAATGGGAAGCGCACTTAGCGAAATTCAGCGGTACGACCAAACGCTTGGCTGGGCtgcttgcttttcctgctgccGAAAACGCTGCGGGTCAGGAATGGGGCTCTGCCTTTCCTGAGACAAAAATGGGGCAGGGGGCTCCGAAAACCTCATTCCTTTGCTCTTTCACAGTCAAGTTGCTGCCTCACTTAGGGGAAGGTTTTAGGATCTGCAGGATCCAAGGGGATTTTTGTTCCAGGGTCCTGCTGTTGAAGTCCAGAACCATTTCTAAGTTGTCTCGGGGCTTTAAAATCCCCAGCCTGGCATACAGAGGGGTCAAACCAAGGCCTGCCGGAAAGCcgaaattcagaagaaaaaaataaaaaaaataaaaaggcaattcACTGGCAGGGAAATCAGATGGAGGGAACGCAGGGCCTGCCTTTGCCCCGTGctaaaaaaatcccatctgaTGTCAAAACGTGGCTTTGCACCAAcacatttctgaagcaaaaactCAAACAATTCGCAGAAAAAGCAGCgctctgccttccctcctggGAGGAGCAGGTTGAAAACCAACTTGGGAGCGCAGCAACGCGCCGGGCTCAACCCCAAACTCCTGTAACTTTGGGGAGCGAGCTCCTGGCGCCTGCCGGAGCAGcaagcattaagaaaaatgaggaaaaaataagaaaaattaagaaaaatagcaataaaaattaTCAGGTGAGGAGCACGTACACGCCGGGGCAGGCACACGGCCGCCTTTTGGCGCGCCCGCCGCCCGGGGATTCCCCGCGCCTCCGCGCCACCCCGCGTGACGTCACGCCCTGCCCCGCCTCTTGCCCATATAAGGACTTGGAGGTTGGCCCGGCGGCGAAATGGCGCCGGGAGGAGGCCCCCCCGCGCTGCGGATTGGCCGGCGGAAAGCGGGGGCGCCGCGCGGGGCGCTGGGAGTTGTAGTTCTCAGGCGAGACGGGGCGTGACGGACCAATgagagcggggcgggcggggcgcggTCGGCCAATAAgagcggggggggcggggcgcggTGCCGGCCGGTGCCGGAGGTCGggcgcggagcggcggcggTCCGAGGGTTCGCGGGTTCGAGACCCGGCGGGGGCGGTGAGCGCGGGGCCGGcctggggggagcggggccgggctgggggggggggcggtgccCTCGGTGCCCTCGGTGCCCTCGGTGCCCTCGGTGCCCTCGGTGCCCGGTTTTTGGGGCGGTGGGaatgtgctgctgcttggttttttcctgttctgcccCATTCTAGTACGTCAGGGGCTCGTTTCCCGAAATTTCACTCGAATTTAAACCAGCTTTGTGCAGTGCGTCGGCGCAGCTCTAGGCCCTCGTCAGTTGTTTCGCGCTCGTAGAATACCCGGGGGATTTTCCTTCCTCCACAAATTTCTCTGCGCTTCTCATCTCCAAAACCTCCAGGGAGGCTCCCCGTCCTTGCAGGCACCATGTCGTCCGGTCAGGAATCTGTGTTCTCCGAGTATGAGGCGGAAAGCAGCCAGACGTCGAAGCTGCTGCGGAAATTTAAAGAGACGCCGTTTGTGCCCGTCGGTAAGATCAAGTGGGGGAAAATGTGGATTCATAGGCAATCTCCTCCTGGGGAATCAATATGGCAAACACGGTCACCTACCGTGAAAAGGAAATTGCTCTGAAATGACTTCCTcgtgcagggctgggctgtAGTAACAGCTTCTACCTGGGGTGGTATTTGCTCCCAGGTGGAGGGAGAAATCAATGAGGCCCCTCATCTTAAGCAGAGCGCCCAGAacctagagaaaagaaagttgtgagtttaaaaaaaacatgtttgggTGATCCTGGTAGGTGGTGAGGACGGTGTCTCGTTCTGGAGGGACTGGGAGCTGCGTGATCACCACACAGTGACTTTCAAGCTAACAAAAGCCCAACCAAAAGTATCCAAAATTCATCCCACCTGCTGAAGGTTTCACCTCTCTGTGTGGCCATCCCTTAGTCCAAACGCATTTTCACACTAGGTTCAGTGGTTACCCGGCTTAAGGACGTTGTTAAAAtcctcagcctctctgctgAGACCCGAAAAAGCCTCGAGGAGAGGGTTGTGTGCCCTGAGAACTTTCCTCTGATCAGGAACTGCCTCTGACGGGAGATGGGTTTTGATTTCCAGCCGCCTTAAATGGAGGGCAGACGGGTCAGCCGGGGTGGGCTGTTCCTTGCCAGCAGATAGCTGCTGGTTTCTGTGGTCACAGGACTTTGTTCTCCAGCTCACGATGGGCTCGGCGAGTCCAGCTTCTTGCAGGCAGATTAGCAGAGTTTACCTTCAGCCTGAGTTAGAGCTAGCTTGAAGGCCCTAGAACTCTTAGTTTGTATTTAATGAAGCTATCGTGTGAATCACGCACAGGGAAAGGGTGTTTGGTCTCAACTGGAGCTGGTCACGCTCCTGTTCAGGCAGCCAAGCTGTCTGGGTTCTCAGCAGTAAAATACACACAGCCCTTAAAACTTGGCAGCTTTCTTTGGGTTATGTAAATAATCATCCTAAATGCGGAATAAAAGGGACTGGGTTTGGGATATTTTGCGCACCGCTGTTCTGTGAGGGCATCGGTGTCCGTGGTGGGAATTGGCACCGCCTGGGCTGTGTTTGGTCCGTCCAAGCACTAAAACGAACAGTGTTGCTGAACCTCAGACCCACGGTGTGGGACAAGTGACTTAGAACTTGTCCCGGTGAAAGCACGCCAAATGTGACAACCCAAAATAACACCCTCAGCGGGCAGGTGGTATGTCAGGATGCATCTGTGCACCAGCAGCACTGAGTGTCCTGGCTGAAGCCGAGCGGTGTTCTTGGTGTGAGGTTCCCTCTAAGAAAGCGAGCAGCGCTTGTGCCCTCTGAAAAATATCAAGGAAACTCCGTGACACCCTGAGAATGTACTGTGAGAGTCTGCTGTCGCGTTTTAACACCAGTGGAAATCATTGTTCTGCCTGCTGTGTGTTAAAGGAGATGGCACTCAAGTGAAAGcagtaggaagaaaaagggacCTCTATACACAAATAGCGTTGGACACAACCAGGCTTAGTCCCAGGATTTCTTCTTTAGATAGATCAATGCCACTGAGATGTTGGAGGTGATTTTCACTCATACGAAtgccttccttcctttgcaGGGATGGCTGGCTTCGCCGCGGTGGTGGGCTATGGGCTCTACAAACTGAAGCACCGAGGGAACATGAAAATGTCGCTTCATCTGATTCACATGCGTGTGGCAGCCCAAGGCTTTGTCGTGGGAGCAATAACGTGTGGTAGGTACCGAGCAGGAGGTTCTTGTCATGGGTCCTTTGGGTCACGTAAACCCTCTCACACCTCTTCTGCTGGTGGATAACATCGGCGTGTGTTAAAAACCCTCGGGGTGGAAACATTCAGGCTActacatataaatatttatgcctGTTTGATCACTCTTCCTAGAGTTCACATAATGTTTAAGTACGTGTATTCAGTATTAAACTCCACTAACTTTGGGAGTAGAAGTTTTGACCACTTTTAGATGTGGATGGTACGTGTGGTTCTACAGATATTGAAAttagaggcaaagaaaaaaaggccatctgctgttaatattttcccttgaaaatatGTTGCTGTTTCTGAACTTAATGCATTGGAAAGTCAGCTTCCTGGGTCTCATTTAAGTGTTtcggctgtgtgtgtgtgtgaatttatATCCCATGAAACGCTGTTTGCCCGTACTGTATTCCCAGGAGGTAAAAGAGCAAAGCTTGACTTTGGCTGCAAAGTGAACTAGAGTTGGCTGGGGATCTGCATACCACTAAACTAGGAAAAGTTCCTGTGTATAACGAATTCTGTAGTGTTCATCATGGCTGTTTAAAGAGAGAATGAAACAGAGTAAGGGAAATATTACTTTGGTTTCTCAGAACTTCAGTGTTCAGATTTTGAAACCCTTCATTTCATATTTAACCCAGCtttctaatacttttttttttgtcatgcagGTGTGCTGTATTCAATGCTACGGGAGTATGTCATAAAGCCCAAGGAATAATGGAAGAACCTAAACCTCTGTGCTGGTGGTGGCCTGTGTACTGCAGCTATCAACTTAATATTGAGGGGttcttgaggggaaaaaaatatgtggcTTGAGAGAATTGCCCTTTATTTTGTGTATGGTACGCTGTCCCGAGGCTGGCAGTCTAAATGATTGCATACTAAGTAAAATGGGTATCAGGGTCTGGTTCGTTTTGATTTACACTACTCTATCCCAATTTTTAGGGGATATAGTAGAGTACAATCACTTTATCTTCCCCTTGAGTGTTAGCTCAATCCTGCAGTTGGTGACTTCTCTTGCTGCTGTTGCCCAAAGTGACAGTTTGAACTAGCTTCTGTTAGGTAGAGGCCACATCTGTAAGACAGCATTGTGAATGCTGTGAATGTTCTGCTGTCACTTCCTATCCTGTATATTTGTCAGCCTCCAGCTGTGTAATTTAGAAGCTTCTAGCAGCACTGACTTCTAAAATATCGAGATACCTATAgacatctattttatttttttatttaaggcTTAAGATAAGTATGTGGTGTGTTTCAGCTATTTAAatgttatatttattaattGTTGATGAAAACACCGGCTCCCTATTTTTACTATAGGTTTTCAGATGCTTAGATTactgtattttgtaattttatttacagtgtTCTTCTGGGTAACATttaaatgtaacatttaaaatgcacttcGATTTGGTGttctaatgcttttaaaatatatgatcTAGCTCTGACTTTTGCAGTACCATTCCccacagaagttttaaaatgtttgaatcTGAAAAGCCACCCTCATACTTCGTGAGATGTAAAACCTTTCTCTGCAAAGCGCCAGTGTTATTTTACACAGGAACCCCTTGAATCTcttaacagcagcaacaaaaatgtgttgatgaagcaaatttgtttttaaaaaaaaaaaggcaagattttcTCTGACTAGCTTACATTCCATGGTGGCAGTGTGACAAGAGGAGGTCTAATAAAGCAAGATACACCCTGCACCGGTGTCATTTGTTGAGCAGCATGTGATATGATACGAATAAAATATGATATGAATAAACATCCGTGAGCAGTGGAGACACGGAGCTGGTTGAGTTTTGACTGTGGGTTTATGACGGGGCTCCCCTGTGCGCAAAGCctccggggtggggggggggtggggactGAGTGAGGGGGGTACatagggattaaaaaaaagccctgaGAGGGCACGGGGCTGCCATGGAGGACCCCAGCCCTCCCTGAGAAGGGCGGAGAGGGGGGCGGGCAGAAGGAGCTGCGTTCACCCGTGGCCGCCCTGCAGCCCTGAGGGACGGGGGGGGCAAGGGCGTTAAGATGGCGGCCGCGCTGAGGAGAGCGACGGCCGGCTCAGGGCGCATGCGCGGCCCGGGCCGCCCGCCCGTTGCTATGGCAACCGTGTGAGGCCGCGGCCTAGCCGGGAGCCTGAAGCCTGGGCCCGGGCCTCGCTCCGGGGGCGCCGtcgccgggctgggggctgcggggggcggcGTAGGTGGGCccacggggtggggggaggcGGCCGGAGGAGGTCTGGAAGGGAGGGAGGCGTGGTCCGAAGGCTTGGGGCTGAGGGAGGCAGCGCGGCCTGGTCAGGCCCCTGGTGGCAGTCATGCGGGGACCCCACCCTCTGAGGGGAGGCTGAGCTGTGGTGGGGCCCTCGGGACCTGCTCCGTGCCCGGGTGGGTCACGCTCGGTGGCACTCGCTGCTTGCAAATTGAGGGGAAAGTTGTAAGCCGCGCTGCTGGTGTTTAGGATGAGCAGAGATCTCTCATTGTCGGTCCCAGCTTAGCCCAAAAATGGGGGGATTTGGGTCTTTTTTTGAAACCTGGGGAGGAAGGCTGCATGGGCCTGAGCTGCAACCAGCCAGTGTTCCTTTTAGTCATAAAAACTAGAAGTTGCATGGTTTGATTGCTCGGTTTGCTTGGGTTTTCCTCCAACTTGCTCTTctctaaaaacatttcttttaaacagataCGTTTACAAGCGTTTTAAAGCATTGCTTTTTGAATGCTAGAGCGAAAAAGACCTGAaggcttttctgtttgaaagccGTTTATGGAAAAAAAGGGCCCTTAAAGCGAGGCCGTGAGGCTGAGGAGCACAGTggctgagaggaggaggaggaggtggcagggagACGGCAAAGGTCGGGGTGGAAAAACTACAAGGCAGCTGTTAGAAGAGGATGTTTTGAATGTGATGTTGATCTCTGCTCTCTGttgctcttcattttcctccCGCGATGCTTTTAGTAAACCATGGAGTCAGACATCAAAGCACAGGAGCATTTTAAAAGCCAGTTTAAGGCTCTTCAGgaacaacagcaaagaaagctgcagaatctaatggagaggaaaaaggacaaGCAGAGCAGTCAGAAGGCTAACAATGGCAATGCAAAGGAGACTTTCGGCATCCCGAATGATCTAAACCTGTTTGAAACAGAACAACCTGTAACTGAAGATGACAGCAAAAGGTAAAGGTGTAGCAGCACTGTTCCCTCAGGAGGTCACAGAACTGTGTTTTGCGTATGATCTTATGAAACTCACAATAAGAGAGCACTTCGTCCTCACGTGTTAGGCGTTCAGTAGCCTGAGAAGAGACTCACTGTCTCTGGTACGTTTAGCCTCAGAGCACTGTTAGGTGCTCTTTGTTATCAGAGTTTCACGAACGAAGAGCTGAAGGAAGGACGGAGGGATTGAGGCGACGTGCTAAGGGCAGCTGGGTGCCGTCTGCCCACCTCCAGTCACTCCACGATCACTAGCGTCCTTTGAGCTGCTGGTTAGCTCCTGCCTCACCTTGTAAACAGGTTTCCTACACCGATAATTTCCAAAGACCAGTATGTGCAAAGCGTCATGCAGCTAATGGGTACAAGCCAAAGGCCTGCAGCCCAGAACGTTGTTCCCCACGTACCTGTGCAGTGTGACATGATTTAGTAAGTCAAAAGACAGCCACAGGAGATGAAATATAGGAGAGTCTCATAGGTGGGGTTGCCTCACAGGTAAGATACTTGACAGGGATGTACGAGTTAGGGTTGTAAATCTTCCTGGTGGCAAGGGTTTGGGCCTTACCTCACCCACTGGTGAGTATCTGGATTGTCTGGACACTGGGCATTCTGCTGTGGATCTTCCTGAATCTTGCTTTTGGAGCTGAGTGCAGAAATCAATTTACTGGCCCAGATTTGGAACCCCAGCTCAGATCATTCATCCTCCTTCTAGGATGTAGTCAGTGTCTCCTTCCGAcctaattaatttattt
Protein-coding sequences here:
- the HIGD1A gene encoding HIG1 domain family member 1A, mitochondrial; protein product: MSSGQESVFSEYEAESSQTSKLLRKFKETPFVPVGMAGFAAVVGYGLYKLKHRGNMKMSLHLIHMRVAAQGFVVGAITCGVLYSMLREYVIKPKE